The genomic segment ttgttcacctCGAACGATCTCCTCCTCTCCAATAATTCTTCCTGTACGTCAGACGGCGAAAGCGAAAGTGAAATGCCCAGTTGTAAAATCCCGTTTCCTGTTTTATTGTACACTCGACACAATCGGCTCAATTTCGATTGGCGCTCAAACAAGGACAGCCGTTATTACGACACTCGATCGTCATAATACGAAAGGAGACGCTTCCAATGGCGTCACCAAGGCGCAATGATCCGAAAGATTTTTGAGAGTGAAAGTCTATCTCGTATATAAATACGTGCAAGTTGAACTGTTTTATATGATGCGTGTTGGGCGGCAGACACGCCATTGCAGCACGGGCCCATCAGCACACGAATGGTTGAGGCCGTCTATCATTTCCCTGCGAAATTTTCAGACAAGTGCcacttgatgatgatgatgttcgGGGAGGAGAAAGCGCCGCGTCGCTGTTATTTCATCACCGCGCGCTGtttgattttcgttttgtgtttgttcaattctctctccctttctgTCGAGAGCAGTTTTTGACTTcctctccatcttttttttttttttcttttacctttctttttcgatttcgTGATCGTATAAGAGATGGGCGTCGTCGGAgagaagccaaaaaagaaagaacaaactGACAATGTCGACGCAATCCGTGCGATTTCGCGGAATAAATTGGCCACGTTCTTTGTTGTCTGGCGTAATCACGATGTTGCATGTCAATTACAAAGAcgctttgaaagaaaagaagaaaaaaaacacggcgatggaatgaaaggaaagaaCTTGAACTGGAGCCATTTTGTGCTCTCTCTTATTTAGCTAGCCTGAATGTCACAATTCACGACCGCGGATAATAACTGGATAGGCTGTCGTAAATCGATAACTTTTACTTTCAATACTTTATGATCGATGCTGACAGCGTCTAGAGGGCAATGGCGTAATCTAAAATTTGGTTCGACAATTGACAGACTGGGCTACGTGGTTGGCCGGCATCCTTGGTTCACCATCGGCCTCTGCCTACTGCTCATCGTGACCCTGGGCGGTGGCCTTTTCTTCTGGGTGGAGGAACACGACAGCGTCGCCTTATGGTCCACCTACGACTCGGTGGCCCGGCGCAATTCCGAATGGGTCAATCGACACTTTAGCGACGACGTCCGTTACGAGTCCGTCATCGTCGCTGCCCAAAACAATATCCTCAGACCTGACGTCCTCATCTTGGTAATAATTGAACTCAAATCATTTCATTCtcagtttaattttaaatcatttttcgtCGTTTATAGCTAGCCGAAATGGATCTTGCCGTCAGAAATCTCAGCACGGCCGACGGCCACCAATGGAATAACTTGTGcttcaggtaaaaaaacaCCTTTTGCTGATTTCTGAACTTGaacggaaaaataaagaaaccgttccgggtttttttttattcttcttctttcgtgtgGGGTTTTTCGGCACCTTTCACTTTCACTTGATGTGAGTAGTTTATTACGTATCAGGGAATTAAACTATTGCGTCAAAAgtgttcagcagcagcaacagcaagtgcgtgtaataaacatgttttgcCTGGGTgcgatctctctctctctctctattccgAATAGAAACACAGGCCGGAAACACGTGCACTTTGCTGCTGTTacgcttttcatttttgtgttttttatgttgtttgaCGAGTTCATTTgtttgcaacaacaacaacatttctcCATTGTTTTCCGGCACCCCGCGCATCGACGTCATGCGTCGAAAGAGagttagaagaaaacaaaaaggaaacttgAAAGTTGTAAAGATTGCGAAACatttgcaaaacaaaaaacaaacaaaagaaaaacctgatATGCTAAAGAGACTTTTCCATTTCGGTACATAATAATCAAcggaatttgaattatttgggTGGCAGGTTTGGAAAGACGCTGAAGAGACACGAACACAACCAGAGCCACAACAGGAGAAGACGCCGGCGACACATTTCCAATAACGACACTTCCGTGGCCGCAAGTTTCAACCACCATCCGCATTATTCGCATTATTCCCAGCACAACGTCGTTGTCAATCGAACGGATgaggcggaagaagaagaagaagaggaggccgAATGGGATGTTGGGGATTTGTCAAAATTGGATTTCAGTCAAGTGTTTGCCGATGACGAAGGCGATTACGATTCATCGTCAGTGTCCGGCGGAGGATTTCTGGGGAGACGGGCACAACATTTGGTGAATTTGTTGGCCCAGCCGGACGATTGTTTGGTGCGCAACATCCTCCAGATTTGGGACTCTGATTTGGACCGGATCAAGTCACTGGATCAACGCCAAATTCTGGCCGACGTCAATGCCGCTCTCATTCAAGGGTTAGTGAGAaaaatttcacctttttcttcatcggtttttcttactttttacAATCAATTTCATCACCCGCTTGTAGAAACGACCAAGGTGATCCAGTCAACTCGTTGGAATTTCTCGTATCGGATGTCCGGCGAGACGGCAACGGCAGTATCTACCACGTCGGCGCCACTATGATGACCTGGTTACTAGACAACAACccaaaggtaaaaattaaaaataaaatgattcaCATCCGTGATTGTCTGGAAATcgataatcatttttaaaaaatgtttgatgtcATGGATGTCATCAGAATGCCAGCATTTACACGCTGTGGGAAAAGGATTTCATCCATCAAACGCTGCACAGCAACCTGACCATCCCCGAAGACGTCCATTTGTATTCGTTGGCATCGAGCAGGTATATATCTAAATACGTCACGTCTATTTAGGCTATGAAAGAGAATGGGTGGGgccaagagaaaagagaaaagagagaaagggaggAAGGCCACAGGGGAAAACGGACATGACACAGTCAAGAATCACGTGGGGTGTTTTTTCTAGGACTCGCTGTCGCGTCCTTGCGGGCGCAAGGAAACCAACCGACGGACTTATATGGGATGAACCAAAAAACCTGCTGGTTCAAATCATGTCGTCATTGGTTGATTCTTTTGTCCGCAGTCAGCATACTACACGATGTTGTAACAGCAAACTGATATCGCATGACCTCCAATTTATACCCACATGCAACAATGTAGCCATTGCGTGGGCAACCTAATTGATTCaacgattttttcttatttctgaaAATAGTTACGTCGAAGGAATTGCGGAGGCTGTGACGAGCAACTTTACCGTTTTGATGATGGGATTTTCGCTCATCATCTTTTACTTCAGTTTCGCCATGGGCCGTTTCAACTGGATCGAGCAAAGGGTAATAAACAATCGCAATCTCTTTGATGTTTTATCATCTCCGCAGCTATTGATTTCGATAAGGACTTCCGACATTTGacacattcaaatttttgattaGGTTGTCCTGTCAATCGTCGGCGTTTCGGTCGTTGCCCAGGCCATTCTGGCCTCTTACGGACTATGTTTCTACCTGGGCGTTCAATACGGACCCATTCATCCGATTATTCCGTTTTTGCTCCTCGGAATTGGAGTTGACGACATGTTCGTCATCATCCAGGTGGGTCCTATTATTCAATGTCTAATCTGATGATATCAAGTTAAcgtattgtttctttttttaaatcgccAGGCGCTAGATAATTTATCGGTGGAAGAGAAGCAATTGCCGATTCCGGAACGGATGGCTCGAGCCATGAAACACGCCGGAGTGTCGATCACGGTCACATCCGTCACTGACATCGCCGCATTCGCCATTGGAGCAACGACCAGCATGCCGGCCCTGCGATCCTTTTGCATCAACGCCATGTCGGGCATTTTGATGCTCTTCGTCCTGGAAGTGACTTTCTTCGTCGCGCTGACTGTGCTGGACGAGCGCCGCAAAGAGCGCTACCGGATCGGCTGCTGCTTCCAGCCCAAAACGGAAAACTGGCAGCCGGCCCCGTGCTCCCAGCGCGATTTGCTCAAACTCTTTTTCGAGCGCTTCTACGGCCCGTTTCTGCTGCGGACTCCCGTCAAGGTCTTCGTGATGATCATGACAGCGGCCCTGGTCTCCGTCAACATTTGGGGCATCTTCCAGCTGGAGCAAAACTTTGACCCCAATTGGTACCTGAACGAACACTCTTACCCGTCGGAATACTTCAACGCCATGAGGCTCTACTTTCCCGAAAGCGGCGAACGGGCCTCCGTCTACACCGGTAAtcatattttgtgtttttatttgctggttattttctcttcttagcTGCATCAGCTCCCCTTTATTTCCCCCCATTGTGTTGATCTACATTCTTCAaactggaaaacaacaaacaaaattcgcGAGTTTCTTTATTCCAGTAGCTCGCCATTCTGGTATCGGCATGTAGAACACGGACGGCATTTGTAACACAAGTAGCCATCACACACACGACTACCTGTCGTTTTCTGCTAGGCATATTCGCTATTACAAGACGAGTATGTGGCAGCTGTTATCGgggaaattcttcttcttttggctttcCTATTTGATTGACAAGTTGACGAAAAATTTTAGAACATTccagtttcttcttcctggatATCTTCTAGCGTCTTTTAGACTGTCAAGGCATCAACTGGACTTTCAACTCGATAACGTCGCAGCCGCAAAACtataaatcaaacgaaaaataaaataccgacaaatttgttcttttttttgcaaaacCGTTCTCTTTGGCAGCATCAATGAGAATTAATGAATAACAATtattaaatgtgtttttttctctcttggcgCAAACCAAACAATTTTAGGGAAGATCGACTACATAGGTCAGCGCGACCAGCTAAACCGGATGACTGAGCTCTTGAGAACCAACCCGTTCATCCACCCGAACTCGGTCAACTTTTGGTACGACGACTTTCAAAACTGGCTCAACCGAACCAGACAAGGTaatgcacagcagcagcagcagcttctaaCTTTCTTCCAACTCGtcgtcgtttgtttgtttgtcgttAATATTACGTCCTTATTCGCTTTCTCCACCGTTAGTCGTTACACACGAGCGCTGAAAACcccaaatttcaaagaaatcagaaaacaaaaaagtatcaCAACATGTTAACAAATAATTAGaatgccgtttttttttttcttgcatcGATACCGCCCATTTAGTCGAGTTTCCCGATGATGAGCCGACTTTCAAGGAGCTCGTTCAAGAGTACCTCTTCAGCCCCGAGGGCCGCCACCACCTGCAGGACCTCAAAGTGGAGGGCAGCATTCTCGATCTCGAAGGCAACTTCAACATCACCGTAGagcttgtttttcttatttccaatAGCATTTCGACCCGTCTGACTCTCTTTGATATCATTTGTCGCCAGGGTTCAAGAGCTCGTTTCCACCACCTGTCGCTGAAAAATGCCTCGGCCAAGAACAAGGCCCTGGAGTCGATCGCTGCTCTGTCCAACGACGTTGTCTTTGGTGACGATGTTGACCTGTCTAGTCCCATCATCTTCACTCACAGTTACATCGAATGGGAAGCCAACCGAGTACGTTTCATTTTagcgataaaaaaagaatttgatttaatttaatcagagccaataaaaatgaaattgtgaatTTTGGTCGTGTGTGCAGGTGATTAGTAGCGAGCTGATCCGCAATTTGTGCCTGACGATGGCGGCCGTTGTCAGCGTGACGTTGATCCTCATCTCGGACTTGGTGACCGTCTTTTGGGTCTTCACGTGCATCGCTTTCACGCTGATCGACCTGCTGGGTCTCATGTACTATTGGGGCCTGACGGTGGAGATCTCCTCGTCCATCATCGTCATTCAGGCCACCGGATTGGCTATCGACTACTCGGCCCACATCGGGCACACTTTCACCACCATCCGCGGATCCAAATCTAGTACGAAATCCGCTTTCTTCCTCCTTCCAGACGATTCGTGTGTACTGTTTTGTGGTTTGACTCTCGTTCTCGTCCTCGATTTCCACTCGGTTTCCTATCATACCCACCGCCCGAATGTGGAACGCGCACTCTGTATACGGCATAATTATTACAGAGCCGAgacgagagagatagaaaagagagagaaacaagtttttctttttgccgttTGTTTTCCGGgcgaaaaggggaaaaatagtaataataataataataattacaaaaagaagaagaaaagaaaagaaaaaaaaaactttcgttGATATCTGAAATTGACGATCTGTTTAACTTATCCCGTAGTGTGACATAATAGCGGCGCATTCTTTCAGAGCTTAGACACATTCACGCACATAAGGACGCGGACGTGACTGAAAGATTTACGACAATGTTGACTTGTGTTGCCGCCTTATCTCGCGATACTTACGCTGTTTATGCCCCAAAAGTTTATTGACGGTTTGAATCGTATAAATTACAGCTCGTGCCAAAGCGACGTTGACCCGAATGGGACCAGCCGTCTGGAACGGAGGCTTTTCCACTTTCCTGGCCTTTGTCCTACTGGTCAACACCGAATCACACATCTTCACGACTTTCTTCAAGGTGCGGATATACTATACAATAATAACCGAGAGTTTTATGGATGTGTTGcttatttaacattttcctGTACGATTTTCCCACCAGCTCTTTTTtggcgtcgtcgtcttcgGGTTGTTTCACGGACTCGCCTACCTGCCGGTGGTGTTGAGCTGCTTAGGACCCGACGAGGCTGGCGGTTCGGGTAGCGGAGCGGCCAGCGGTTCCAGCGATTCCATTTCGACAGAGTTCTCCTCTTCTCCGTCGTCCAATTCATCCGATTCCTCCGCTTCGACGCCCATACAGAAAAAGCAGTCGTCCATCTCGGCGCTGGCTCTCGACAATCCCATATTCATATCCGACATTCAGGTAAATATTGCAAACTCGATAACCTTTCAACCTATTAAAAACATCGTTAGGATATCATAAAAATGTGCGTTTTATTCCAGAACGTTTAAGCGCATAAAATAACGCTAATAAGGCAAGTAATTAAAAATGCCGCATAGCTACAGAAACTAGTTATAAGTAGTAAAATGAATGCTGAGGTATGAGCCAAGCCCAAGGCTCCTGTTTATCTCGACTAGGATCTTTATCGTTTTGTTGGCCTCGGCCTAAAGCTAACAACAAGATGATCCGTGTTGACTGCTGCGTCACGTTCGTGCGCTCTCATTTATTTGAGCTCGTtatgagaaaacaaaatttcggaCGTTGTCTGCTGTGTAATCTCGCTAGCGGTACCGTTTAACATTAACAAACGTAGGGTCTCGTAAATGACGACGTGAGCTGAGCCAGGCGCATTTATCTCATCACTTCCGAATCGTTCGGTCCGTGAGTAAGTTACTCGCGTCACTTTTGTATCACGCAACTAGTTCACTATCCGTTATCGTCAGTTGTAGGCGATTTCCTGAGTCAGGagattattttgttgttgttcaaggTTTTCTATAAAACTGAATTGTTGTAATGTGTAAATGTTTAGTCATTCATATCGTGCCGACAGTTAACGTGTTCCTTTCTTCAGATTGTTTGCTACCCGAATTTGCATCCGCTGGACATCATGAACGGGCAGAAAAGTAGCAACGCCTGGAAAACGAACCGCTCGTCGTCGGGGGTATTGGTCGAGCCGCAACAACTGCAGGGACAACAGCCGAATAAAGTACCATACATTCCGCAGCCGGATTACACTCCGTTACCAACCCGTCGGGTGGATGGTCTGCTTACAGCTGTCCAGCAGAAGGGCAAACCTGTCGCccgaagcagcagcagtatcGTACGAGCGTCGAGTGGCGTCGGCGGGCCGACAATCGAGCCCTGCAGCCATACGATGCCGCGAACAGCAGAAGAGAAACGATCCAAGACCGCACCGATCACCGTCAGACCGATTTCCATCGAATCCATCGAACCCACTTCAAATGAGGAATCTTCACCGCTCAGCGTGAAGCAGCGAGTGTGGCATCATCCGCAGTGGCAGTCGAGCCAATTTCTGGCCAACGATTGGAGCGCTGCCCTGATGAAGCGGCTTTCGGTCGAAGCCCAAAGCCACCGCGAACAAAAGATCCTTCGAGAGGCTAACAAGGAACTGGAGCGTTTCGAGACTGAGATCGAATCCTACTTGGAAGAtgtggaggaagaagaagatgtcgaaGAAGACCAAAAGTTACCGAGTGAATTGGTGAACACGAATCACGAATCAGTAGGTGGAGACTCGAGTTTTATTCATACGCCGAGTTCAACAGTAAGCCCGGCAATGCCGATTAGTTCCTTGCCTCAACGAGTCCATCAGCAGCCCAGAAGCACGgcctcttcttcgtcatcacAGTCGGATTCCGGTTCCGAGAGGAAGAAAGAACAGAGAAACCAGACGCTCAGTACGTGATTGCGATCAGATTTTCAAGCCTGAAATCCGGTTACACACAACATTAAAAAACACGCAtacggctacaatagatgtcCTGTTTTTTAATCCAGGCGACGCTCAACGCCACAATACGGCGACTTCTTCTGAAATTGttatacagttttttttttcttaaggaAATTGATAGCACTGCATATCCATCCATATTATTTGCGcctttattataattattattaaccacacctcccacacacacacaaacgtgTCGCtcgttttgaaattgtttgataatattatattatacatacagtaccatttcttttaaaataatccgtacaatattaataattttatgaatagtttttttttttttcatttatatcgATCTGTGTTCCATTTGTAATTTTGGCGTGAATGTGTCAAGAGATCTAACCGCAAGTCGGGACGGTCGTTGTCGTTgttaaacaatttgaattgtagattaattcaaagtaaaattttaGAGGAGAAACGAAACATGTACTTGCATTGAAAGTGAACCTTGCCGAGGGTCTATTATTGACTGTACATTTTGTTTGGCAGTGCAGTGATTCGCCcgattttgtttacttttgatTCTTGTTATCTAACTGCATTCTGAACATTCCCGATGCACCTGTCTGCCAGCCACACAACGACACCGATCATTCCAAAATATTTGATAGGcataaatgttgttgttgattgtgcTTCGAATTTCTTtccccaatttttgtttcgttcaaTCGTACATTTCCCATGTGTGCCGTAGTCGTGATGTGTTTTGTATATGATTCCctgagagagagataaaattGCGTGTGTATTTAAGACAAGCAAATAAGCGTTCCACACCATTCCACCACGCTGTTGatgaccccctttttttctttcacaatgTGGAACTCGGCTATTGTTTTCtgatggattttttgtttccgcCTTCATTTCTACAAGCGCTGCTgtcattccattttctttatctgCGTGAGACTTTATCGTCATGCCTTGTTCTCTACACTTGTTCATTTCCCTTGTTTTCGTAATCGAAATACCTGTTTCACTTCATCGTCCATTTTCTCTAGCAACTTCCTTCACTTTCTTCGTCTCCAGCTAATGCAGCTCGTCTTATTTTGATTGTGGTCAAATGTGTAGCATTTTATTGGGATCGGCTCTGCTGGCCAGCAAAGTGCTTCTGCTCCAATGATTCGttctgtttgtctttttttttcaagcattTGAGCATTACAAAGTGTTTGCTCCCATAACAATCAAACTCAACgactttcattattttttttgtttaattcacggaacaaacaatttgtttgaatCAGCGGGTTGGTAAGAAATTAGTCGGttggattattatttaaaattactaGCTGTTATAAAATCacgatttaaaaatgtttttaaagaaTTAGATAGCACAGTTAAATTTACCcccaaatttaaaagttttataATTGCAACGTTGTCTAGTCAGAAAGATAAAACAGTTCAATCCATATGGAATTATTGATTACGATTTAGAACACGGAACAAAGGTGTAGAATAGCAAGCATGAAATCCTCACAAGATTTTAAACTAATCTCTCTCATTTCAACTTCAATCAAATGTATTTACTTAGTTCATGAGTCATGACACTTGcgaaaaacacaatttttcttcCCTAGAGGGTGTTATCGTCCGTTTCCCGCCAACGTGTTGTGCACTGTCGCCCCCTTTAGTCTGATGGAAAATCGAAACGTCTGCTGAATCCACTTCTCCTAGACTCATACACCCACAGATTAGTTGTCAGTTCAGTTGTCACGCACCGGCGTGTTCCATTCAACGGTTTTTCCCCCATTTAATCTTTGGTAGCGTTTCACTTCTAAATTCTAatacgtaaaaataaaatggcagAAATTCCAACCACCACGAATGGGATATCTTCTGAAACTGCCAGTGCTAGCGGCCCTGTAGAATCTTCTTCTAAAAAAGAGTATGTAACTACGTCTTTATATTTGCTAACACGTGACAAGGGAAGATTCATCTTTGCCGATTTTATGCAGGCAAGTTACCGAGATTGCCATGAATCTCTTAGTGCAAGGTCGCCGACATCTTCTCGTGTCAGACATTCCATCTGCCATTGCTGCTTTGGCTGAATCAGTTCAGTTGCTTGCCGAACAGTATGGAGAGTTTGCTGATGAGTGTGCCGAGTCCTACTACTATTATGGCATGGCTCTTCTTGAGATGGCTCGCACTGACTGTGATGTGCTGGGAGATGCTGTTGAAGGAGGTGATTTATTGTATTTCATTTACATATTTCTCGTACTTATACTTTGTACCCTGCTCATAGGTGACAGAACTGAAGGGGAAGAAGGAGAGTCGGAGGATGAAGAAAatggtgatgatgaagaagaaagcgaggaagaagaggattcTGGTGAAAAGTCCATGAATGGTGATGTTGAGACAAATGACAAAACTGATAAACCAGATGATTCTGAAGTTAAAGAGAAGACTAAAGTTGCTGATGTAAAATCTACCACTGAAACTGCTCAATCTAAACCTGAAACTGCCAAACCTGCTGCTTCTGAAGCAGCAAATGTGGCTAAAGCACCAGATGTTGAAATGAAGGAAAGCGAACCTTCATCAGAACACACAAATGGACAAAACTCAGAGTCCAAAGCTGAGGAAAAAACTGATACTGctcaaaatggagaaaaatctGTCGCCAAACCTAAGAATGAAGCAAAGGGCAAATCTTTGAAAGCTGCTGGCAGTTCTTCAGGAGAGAAAGTTGATTCTGTTgcggatgatgatgttgatgtCAACACAGATGAAGTACCTAACCTTCAGTTGGCTTGGGAAGTGTTCGAAATagcaaaaaatatatatcaaaggtaattttctttttcttttttttttttttactaaaagcTTTTCACttattatcttattttttatttatccagGAAAGCCGAAACAGATCCTGCGGCCAAGCCAAAACTTGCCGACGCTCTTATTCGATTGGCTGAAGTAGCAATTGAATCAGAAAACTATACTTCAGCTATAGAAGATTTGCAAAAATGTCTCGAGATTCAAAAAGCTTCGTTCCCAGCAGATAGcaggttttaaatttttaatctatTGGGCAAACTCTCCCTTTACATATTTATTATTCCTCTAGATCATTGGCTGAAACGCACTATCAACTTGGTGTTGCGTTCACTTTTACTACCGAATTCAAAGAAGCGGTTCGTAGCTTTGAATCAGCTGCCAGTGTCATTCAGTTGAGAATTGACAACCTCAAGTAAGTTAgtctaatttgatttttcatgtAATTGCCATTTTTAATATGAAGTTTGACATCTCAGGAATCCTTCTGAAAAGAAACCTTCTATGGAGGAGCCCAAGAATTTGTTTCACACCATTGAGGGGGAGATTGAGGAGCTGGAAACTCTGCTACCTGATATTCGTGACAAAATTGGCGACACCATCGATTTAGAAAAGGAGGCAATCCGGAAGTTG from the Daphnia pulex isolate KAP4 chromosome 1, ASM2113471v1 genome contains:
- the LOC124197947 gene encoding uncharacterized protein LOC124197947, whose product is MCSSASDSSKSSPPPPSSSSSSSVSSMASSVRRLRCLEPATHLVNGGMETLFFRLGYVVGRHPWFTIGLCLLLIVTLGGGLFFWVEEHDSVALWSTYDSVARRNSEWVNRHFSDDVRYESVIVAAQNNILRPDVLILLAEMDLAVRNLSTADGHQWNNLCFRFGKTLKRHEHNQSHNRRRRRRHISNNDTSVAASFNHHPHYSHYSQHNVVVNRTDEAEEEEEEEAEWDVGDLSKLDFSQVFADDEGDYDSSSVSGGGFLGRRAQHLVNLLAQPDDCLVRNILQIWDSDLDRIKSLDQRQILADVNAALIQGNDQGDPVNSLEFLVSDVRRDGNGSIYHVGATMMTWLLDNNPKNASIYTLWEKDFIHQTLHSNLTIPEDVHLYSLASSSYVEGIAEAVTSNFTVLMMGFSLIIFYFSFAMGRFNWIEQRVVLSIVGVSVVAQAILASYGLCFYLGVQYGPIHPIIPFLLLGIGVDDMFVIIQALDNLSVEEKQLPIPERMARAMKHAGVSITVTSVTDIAAFAIGATTSMPALRSFCINAMSGILMLFVLEVTFFVALTVLDERRKERYRIGCCFQPKTENWQPAPCSQRDLLKLFFERFYGPFLLRTPVKVFVMIMTAALVSVNIWGIFQLEQNFDPNWYLNEHSYPSEYFNAMRLYFPESGERASVYTGKIDYIGQRDQLNRMTELLRTNPFIHPNSVNFWYDDFQNWLNRTRQVEFPDDEPTFKELVQEYLFSPEGRHHLQDLKVEGSILDLEGNFNITGSRARFHHLSLKNASAKNKALESIAALSNDVVFGDDVDLSSPIIFTHSYIEWEANRVISSELIRNLCLTMAAVVSVTLILISDLVTVFWVFTCIAFTLIDLLGLMYYWGLTVEISSSIIVIQATGLAIDYSAHIGHTFTTIRGSKSTRAKATLTRMGPAVWNGGFSTFLAFVLLVNTESHIFTTFFKLFFGVVVFGLFHGLAYLPVVLSCLGPDEAGGSGSGAASGSSDSISTEFSSSPSSNSSDSSASTPIQKKQSSISALALDNPIFISDIQIVCYPNLHPLDIMNGQKSSNAWKTNRSSSGVLVEPQQLQGQQPNKVPYIPQPDYTPLPTRRVDGLLTAVQQKGKPVARSSSSIVRASSGVGGPTIEPCSHTMPRTAEEKRSKTAPITVRPISIESIEPTSNEESSPLSVKQRVWHHPQWQSSQFLANDWSAALMKRLSVEAQSHREQKILREANKELERFETEIESYLEDVEEEEDVEEDQKLPSELVNTNHESVGGDSSFIHTPSSTVSPAMPISSLPQRVHQQPRSTASSSSSQSDSGSERKKEQRNQTLST
- the LOC124197956 gene encoding histone-binding protein N1/N2-like — protein: MAEIPTTTNGISSETASASGPVESSSKKEQVTEIAMNLLVQGRRHLLVSDIPSAIAALAESVQLLAEQYGEFADECAESYYYYGMALLEMARTDCDVLGDAVEGGDRTEGEEGESEDEENGDDEEESEEEEDSGEKSMNGDVETNDKTDKPDDSEVKEKTKVADVKSTTETAQSKPETAKPAASEAANVAKAPDVEMKESEPSSEHTNGQNSESKAEEKTDTAQNGEKSVAKPKNEAKGKSLKAAGSSSGEKVDSVADDDVDVNTDEVPNLQLAWEVFEIAKNIYQRKAETDPAAKPKLADALIRLAEVAIESENYTSAIEDLQKCLEIQKASFPADSRSLAETHYQLGVAFTFTTEFKEAVRSFESAASVIQLRIDNLKNPSEKKPSMEEPKNLFHTIEGEIEELETLLPDIRDKIGDTIDLEKEAIRKLAENGNNGAGTSSSADGANGSMETDVAMLSGESPNSGKPATDITHLIRKKRKPDDNVGSESSVAKKICPDGAVVADATSV